The Oreochromis niloticus isolate F11D_XX linkage group LG15, O_niloticus_UMD_NMBU, whole genome shotgun sequence genome includes a region encoding these proteins:
- the taf1a gene encoding TATA box-binding protein-associated factor RNA polymerase I subunit A, whose translation MDDFDRELEPHIDLRNDSDSSEDNSSKGGKKSKFPLVKPIYGDQTQQNGFRRTTSMCRERIREAMLHHRWEEAAEYMVYYPQILEDRNLFTAQPSKEFIWRTATEIFHHHPNSTMEDYNTIYERMKHSGFRHYLMISLEHSFHLLLHQQIEDAKRHLASAESWRHGKETAAQIQNIKLIQAYRGLLDYIIWCVKKSTRSSSDYYESDSNQTMQNYFRQASVNLEEILKNPGVWDSFILRYVEMLDFYEHHKEALQVLNDYAYDSNFPPNPNAHVYLYQYLKRQGASEKRLMKVLKVLHALVPSHELMLEYSSLLLQSEKQSDTTKALGVVLEMLDFNCWGSNLEVWMRLKAVIQKLQNQVDWENIVCEKMAERKDWWLALHFTSFHATEDSKENPELFEVKASLTKILCPDRPLKYSLNGSQVKGKAETKKRKGRRY comes from the exons ATGGATGACTTCGACAGAGAGCTGGAGCCTCACATTGACTTAAGGAATGACTCTGACTCCTCAGAGGACAACTCTTCAAAAGGAGGGAAGAAATCAAAGTTCCCTTTGGTTAAACCCATATATGGAG ATCAGACTCAACAGAATGGGTTTCGCCGGACCACCAGCATGTGTCGGGAGCGCATCAGAGAAGCCATGCTGCACCACAGATGGGAGGAGGCAGCAGAATATATGGTGTACTACCCCCAAATTTTAGAAGACAGAAATCTTTTCACAGCACAACCATCTAAGGAG TTTATTTGGAGAACTGCCACTGAGATCTTTCACCATCATCCCAACTCAACAATGGAAGATTACAACACCATCTATGAGCGAATGAAGCATTCGGGATTTAGACATTACCTTATG ATTTCTCTGGAACATTCCTTCCACCTCCTGCTCCACCAGCAGATTGAAGATGCAAAGCGGCATCTTGCTAGTGCTGAGAGTTGGAGGCACGGGAAAGAGACAGCAGCTCAGATTCAGAATATTAAACTGATCCAGGCCTACAGGGGCCTGCTGGATTATATCATCTGGTGTGTCAAAAAGTCGACACGCTCCAGCAGCG ATTATTATGAATCTGATTCCAATCAAACCATGCAAAACTACTTCAGACAAGCCTCAGTGAATCttgaggagattttgaaaaatcCAGGCGTCTGGGATTCTTTCATACTGAGATATGTTGAG ATGCTCGACTTTTATGAGCATCACAAGGAGGCTCTGCAAGTCCTGAATGACTATGCGTATGACAGCAATTTCCCACCCAATCCCAACGCGCATGTCTACCTCTACCAGTACTTAAAGCGACAAGGTGCTTCGGAGAAGAGACTGATGAAAGTGTTGAAG GTCCTCCATGCATTGGTCCCCAGCCATGAGTTGATGCTGGAGTATAGCTCTCTCCTGCTTCAGTCAG AGAAACAAAGTGACACCACGAAAGCTTTAGGAGTTGTCCTGGAAATGCTGGACTTCAATTGCTGGGGGAGCAACCTGGAAGTGTGGATGCGTTTAAAGGCAGTGATCCAAAAACTTCAAAATCA AGTAGACTGGGAGAACATTGTCTGTGAAAAGATGGCTGAAAGAAAAGACTGGTGGCTTGCGCTTCACTTCACGAGCTTCCATGCCACGGAAGACTCAAAGGAGAACCCCGAGCTTTTTGAAGTGAAAGCTTCACTGACAAAAATCCTTTGCCCAG ACCGACCACTGAAGTACAGCCTGAATGGCTCACAGGTGAAGGGCAAAGCtgagacaaagaaaagaaaaggaagaagataTTAA